In Candidatus Desulfatibia profunda, the sequence ACGCCTTTCACATTCATAGGTATACTAAGATACTATATGAACCACTCTTTAGAGGCCAGGGCAATAAATTTCGGGGTGCTGGTTGCACTGATTCTGGTTGGAGGCTTGAACCGAGTTTATATAGGAAGCCTAAAACATCTCATCCCCGTTTTATTGATTGTGTTAAAGCAATCCTAAAGGATAATAAATGCCAAAGTTTAATTGCCAAAGCAGTAGGACGCAATTTGAATAAAGACGTTGAGGCAGATAGGGAGTTATTGATTGGTCTAATGAGGCACTTAGGATTTCAAACTCCTTTACTTGATTGGACCAAGAATCCTTTTGTAGCAGCATATTTTGCATTCAGAAATATTCATGAAGACTCTGATGAAGTTTCTATTTTTGTTTTTGACCAAAAAGCCTGGCTGAATAATCAAAATCCTCTAACATCTCGTGATTTGAATATTCTTAAACTTCAGGAATTGGAACATATAATTCCAAGGCAGAAGACTCAGGAAAGTGTCTATGTTTATAGCAGAGCTGAGGAGATTTTTAGCGAATTGTTAGGGGATGAGCTTGAAGGGAAAAATTATTTCATCGCCTACTGCACCCTCTCTATTCATGATCGGAAAAAAGTCCTCAATGACCTTAGAGAAATGGATATTTACTATGACAAGCTTTTTCCTGATGAAAAAAAAGTTGAGGAGATGAAAAGATCTATAGACGACGCAATGAAAGATCTACTTAATTTCAACAACTCAACATAACCTGCGCCTGGACGCAGACGGGCTAAAAACCGCGCCCGCTGGTCAGGCGCGCCGTTCGGTGAGATAAATATAGGGAATACAATAACTTGAAAAAAAAGTGCTACATCATAGCTGGCCCCAATGG encodes:
- a CDS encoding FRG domain-containing protein gives rise to the protein MDQSLAIQFNQIDTWTKYAFHIHRYTKILYEPLFRGQGNKFRGAGCTDSGWRLEPSLYRKPKTSHPRFIDCVKAILKDNKCQSLIAKAVGRNLNKDVEADRELLIGLMRHLGFQTPLLDWTKNPFVAAYFAFRNIHEDSDEVSIFVFDQKAWLNNQNPLTSRDLNILKLQELEHIIPRQKTQESVYVYSRAEEIFSELLGDELEGKNYFIAYCTLSIHDRKKVLNDLREMDIYYDKLFPDEKKVEEMKRSIDDAMKDLLNFNNST